The following coding sequences are from one Panicum hallii strain FIL2 chromosome 5, PHallii_v3.1, whole genome shotgun sequence window:
- the LOC112892007 gene encoding uncharacterized protein LOC112892007, which translates to MVDKVASSPPEVVKQVVLESSPPAPEKPSTVDILRKKITSVERGSESFLFVQDLFLSGMGPFATPSNILHIHRYSPNDITAQCRFEAFERQMKATKEARGDANVRYGWLGSRKNDIVRILINGLGTTANPIEKAGLSAGVYLSPENRAFTSVGLCDVDEKGVQYMLLCRMILGNMEAVEPGSQESFPSSEIYDSGVDDCSNPKCFVMWPSHLSTHIRLEYLVSFKLVSKVRHYLLDLKGLWFHPSPKEAAMDISTLQPVTCETGEGPTSPWISFRVLFGVIQDNISSVAKELLFHHYEELKESIISREEMVKKMIIIVGEKILLEALKKLHYCPSLWYKPSVEAVSSHPVMAAQEQLSLDKAGGNCSLTLNVNDGDSHAPNAVAEHATVSNKGCDALATDMVPNGHECVAASGVPETSNSASVICGSSTSVEPKGRDSHMQIMPPGTSATLCAKNHGSSMGRMAPIVHDGLLRTISGNSASPGQVCKSATPIAGHSGYASLAQTNASKPHGVSAPGLTSKGYESAVPSLALGNSKSTGVKRLNSAPRMTPEGQEFLSLGIASRPPHLVKLQAGLTSVAIPPVHMPGRGKSSSMSTEGRDSLTLSITPKCNGGPALSQAPKRHESPIADTSTKGHDCVTPICYIHCRKRRGREKRLRGKLSLMLLQPNSDRER; encoded by the exons ATGGTAGACAAGGTTGCGAGTTCTCCACCTGAAGTGGTCAAGCAAGTTGTTCTTGAATCTAGCCCTCCAGCTCCTGAAAAACCTTCGACTGTAGACATATTGCGCAAGAAGATCACATCTGTGGAAAGAGGCAGTGAAAGCTTTCTATTTGTCCAGGATCTTTTTCTCTCTGGTATGGGTCCATTTGCAACACCAAGTAACATTCTTCATATCCACCGCTACTCTCCGAACGATATCACTGCTCAGTGTAGATTTGAAGCTTTTGAAAGACAGATGAAGGCAACTAAAGAAGCACGTGGTGATGCAAACGTAAGGTATGGATGGCTAGGATCAAGGAAGAATGACATAGTTAGGATTCTCATTAATGGTTTGGGTACCACTGCAAATCCTATTGAGAAAGCAGGCTTGAGTGCTGGTGTATATCTTTCACCAGAAAACCGAGCCTTTACCAG TGTTGGTCTTTGTGATGTTGACGAAAAAGGTGTGCAGTATATGTTGCTGTGCCGTATGATACTGGGCAACATGGAAGCTGTTGAACCTGGATCACAAGAATCTTTTCCAAGCAGTGAGATATATGATTCTGGTGTTGATGATTGTTCGAACCCAAAGTGTTTTGTGATGTGGCCATCACATCTAAGCACTCACATCCGTTTAGAATATCTTGTTAGTTTCAAGCTTGTCTCAAAAGTTCGAC ATTATTTGCTTGACCTGAAGGGTTTATGGTTTCACCCATCACCGAAGGAAGCTGCAATGGATATTTCTACCCTTCAACCT GTAACGTGTGAAACAGGTGAAGGACCAACTTCCCCATGGATATCATTCAGAGTTTTGTTTGGAGTGATTCAGGACAATATATCATCTGTAGCAAAGGAGCTTCTCTTCCATCATTATGAGGAGCTGAAG GAGAGCATAATTTCTCGCGAAGAAATGGTGAAGAAAATGATAATAATAGTTGGAGAAAAAATACTTTTGGAGGCCTTGAAGAAACTTCATTACTGT CCATCATTGTGGTACAAGCCTTCTGTTGAAGCGGTGTCTAGTCATCCCGTAATGGCAGCACAAGAACAACTATCATTGGATAAGGCAGGTGGGAATTGTTCATTAACTCTTAATGTTAACGATGGTGATTCACATGCACCAAATGCTGTGGCTGAACACGCCACAGTTAGCAACAAAGGATGTGATGCCCTTGCAACAGATATGGTGCCCAATGGCCATGAATGTGTGGCAGCAAGTGGTGTGCCAGAAACATCTAATTCTGCCAGTGTCATATGCGGGAGTTCTACAAGTGTGGAACCCAAAGGCAGAGATTCTCATATGCAAATCATGCCACCTGGGACCTCGGCAACCCTGTGTGCCAAAAACCATGGTTCTTCCATGGGAAGAATGGCACCTATAGTTCACGATGGCCTTTTGAGGACAATTTCTGGAAACTCTGCATCACCTGGTCAAGTTTGCAAATCTGCTACACCAATCGCAGGGCATTCTGGTTATGCTTCTCTAGCACAAACTAATGCTTCCAAACCCCATGGAGTTTCTGCTCCAGGTCTCACTTCTAAGGGCTATGAATCTGCTGTACCAAGCTTGGCACTTGGAAATTCTAAAAGTACAGGCGTGAAACGTCTGAATTCTGCACCAAGAATGACACCTGAAGGCCAGGAATTCCTTTCACTGGGTATTGCATCACGACCACCTCATTTAGTAAAACTCCAGGCCGGTTTAACATCGGTTGCCATACCTCCAGTTCACATGCCAG GCCGTGGAAAATCATCGTCAATGAGCACCGAGGGCCGTGATTCTCTGACATTGAGTATCACACCAAAATGCAATGGTGGCCCAGCATTAAGTCAAGCGCCAAAGCGCCATGAATCTCCAATAGCTGATACGAGCACAAAGGGCCATGATTGTGTAACTCCAATTTGCTACATACATTGT AGGAagagaagaggaagagagaagaggctGAGAGGAAAGCTAAGCTTGATGCTATTGCAGCCAAACAGCGACAGAGAGAGATAG